Proteins found in one Quercus robur chromosome 2, dhQueRobu3.1, whole genome shotgun sequence genomic segment:
- the LOC126713775 gene encoding uncharacterized protein LOC126713775 has protein sequence MQIAIALATCTPTPLSYVMARILTQTLLQQLFIRNSKQSPALILKSSINTHTHSRLFFSSSSSSIEIDHLGGAASSSDGEFEALALKRLDDLIHGIIVQKSTPDWLPFVPGSSFWVPPRPNFLDLVTNLSHHHHHPPPHSLSFSTSRGWPCSSTFFLLNHHEEGSAQPNEDLESKESAETEMEVDIDVKASDDTSRSENEED, from the exons atgcaaattgcaatTGCACTTGCAACTTGCACCCCCACTCCGTTAAGTTATGTGATGGCCCGAATCCTAACTCAAACCCTACTACAACAACTCTTCATTCGCAATTCCAAACAATCTCCAGCTCTGATTCTCAAATCCTcaataaacacacatacacatagtAGGTTGTTTTTCTctagcagcagcagcagcatcGAGATCGACCACCTAGGCGGTGCTGCTTCATCATCCGACGGTGAATTCGAGGCCTTGGCTCTGAAGAGGCTTGACGACTTGATCCACGGTATCATTGTCCAGAAGTCTACTCCCGATTGGCTCCCCTTCGTCCCTGGTTCCTCTTTCTGGGTCCCACCCAGACCCAACTTCCTTGATTTGGTTACCAACCTctcccatcatcatcatcatcctcctcctcactctctctccttctccaCTTCCCGTGGTTGGCCTTGCTCCTCCACTTTCTTCCTCCTCAATCATCATG AGGAAGGATCCGCTCAACCAAATGAGGATTTGGAGAGCAAGGAGTCAGCAGAGACAGAGATGGAGGTAGACATAGATGTGAAGGCTTCAGATGACACATCGCGATCTGAGAATGAGGAAGATTGA